One stretch of Streptomyces sp. 135 DNA includes these proteins:
- the coaA gene encoding type I pantothenate kinase yields MSSVSAPDKAQRSAHRHKPEATPYLDLTRAEWSALREKTPLPLTAEEVEKLRGLGDVIDLDEVRDIYLPLSRLLNLYVGATDGLRGALNTFLGEKRSQSGTPFVIGVAGSVAVGKSTVARLLQALLSRWPEHPRVELVTTDGFLLPTKELEARGLMSRKGFPESYDRRALTRFVADIKAGKQEVTAPVYSHLIYDIIPGRRLTVRRPDILIVEGLNVLQPALPGKDGRTRVGLADYFDFSVYVDARTEDIERWYLNRFKKLRDTAFQNPSSYFRKYTQVSEEEALDYARTTWRTINKPNLLENVAPTRGRAALVVRKGPDHKVQRLSLRKL; encoded by the coding sequence ATCTCTTCGGTCTCCGCGCCAGACAAGGCGCAGCGGAGCGCCCACCGGCACAAACCGGAGGCGACTCCCTACCTCGACCTGACCCGCGCCGAGTGGAGCGCTCTGCGGGAGAAGACGCCCCTGCCCCTGACGGCGGAGGAGGTGGAGAAGCTGCGCGGCCTCGGTGACGTCATCGACCTGGACGAGGTCCGCGACATCTACCTCCCGCTCTCCCGCCTCCTGAACCTCTACGTAGGAGCGACGGACGGCCTCCGCGGCGCCCTCAACACCTTCCTCGGCGAAAAGCGATCCCAGTCCGGCACCCCCTTCGTCATAGGGGTCGCCGGCTCCGTGGCCGTCGGCAAGTCAACCGTCGCCCGCCTCCTCCAGGCCCTGCTCTCCCGCTGGCCGGAGCACCCTCGCGTGGAGCTGGTGACGACCGACGGCTTCCTCCTCCCCACGAAGGAACTCGAAGCACGCGGCCTGATGTCCCGCAAGGGCTTCCCCGAGTCGTACGACCGCCGCGCCCTCACCCGCTTCGTGGCGGACATCAAGGCGGGCAAGCAGGAGGTCACGGCCCCGGTCTACTCCCACCTGATCTACGACATCATCCCGGGCAGACGCCTCACCGTCCGCCGCCCCGACATCCTCATCGTGGAGGGCCTGAACGTCCTTCAGCCCGCCCTCCCCGGCAAGGACGGCCGCACCCGCGTGGGCCTCGCGGACTACTTCGACTTCAGCGTGTACGTCGACGCCCGCACCGAGGACATCGAGCGCTGGTACCTGAACCGCTTCAAGAAGCTGCGCGACACGGCCTTCCAGAACCCGTCCTCGTACTTCCGCAAGTACACGCAGGTGTCGGAGGAGGAGGCCCTGGACTACGCCCGCACGACCTGGCGCACGATCAACAAGCCGAACCTCCTGGAGAACGTGGCGCCCACCCGGGGCCGCGCCGCCCTGGTGGTCCGCAAGGGCCCCGACCACAAGGTGCAGCGCCTGAGCCTGCGCAAACTCTGA
- a CDS encoding DUF389 domain-containing protein, translated as MLHLRLISPADKTDDVLRLIEGTTGTTHLAVVPGAARNPTGDVIMCDVAREAGDELIGGLRALDLDKCGSIAVENIDLSLSDRADKAEHEAPGEAADAVLWEQLSDATHEESTLSITYVAFITLATMIAACGVVLDNAILIVGAMAVGPEFGPLAGFCTALVRRAPRLALRSLIALLVGFLVAMAVTVGFSYFMDATDLFSDEALRAERPNTNFIYRPDWFSFVVAVLAGAAGTLSLTSAKSGALVGVAISVTTVPAAANAAVAFSYSEYKQAWGSTEQLLLNLLGIVLAGTLTLLAQKALWATQRDRTAKPRRA; from the coding sequence ATGCTGCACCTACGCCTGATCTCCCCCGCCGACAAGACCGACGACGTACTGCGCCTGATCGAGGGGACGACGGGCACCACGCACCTCGCCGTGGTCCCGGGCGCCGCCCGCAACCCCACGGGCGACGTGATCATGTGTGACGTCGCACGCGAGGCGGGCGACGAGCTGATCGGCGGCCTGCGCGCGCTGGACCTCGACAAGTGCGGGTCGATCGCGGTGGAGAACATCGATCTCTCCCTCTCCGACCGCGCCGACAAGGCGGAGCACGAGGCTCCGGGCGAGGCGGCGGACGCGGTCCTGTGGGAGCAGCTGTCCGACGCGACGCACGAGGAGTCGACGCTCTCGATCACGTACGTCGCGTTCATCACGCTCGCCACGATGATCGCGGCCTGCGGCGTCGTGCTCGACAACGCGATCCTGATCGTGGGCGCGATGGCCGTCGGGCCGGAGTTCGGCCCCCTCGCCGGTTTCTGCACGGCCCTGGTGCGGCGCGCGCCGAGGCTGGCGCTGCGCTCGCTGATCGCGCTGCTGGTGGGCTTCCTGGTGGCGATGGCGGTGACGGTCGGCTTCAGCTACTTCATGGACGCCACGGACCTGTTCAGCGACGAGGCCCTGAGGGCGGAGCGGCCGAACACGAACTTCATCTACCGCCCGGACTGGTTCTCGTTCGTCGTCGCGGTCCTCGCGGGCGCGGCGGGCACGCTCTCCCTCACGTCGGCGAAGTCGGGCGCCCTGGTGGGCGTGGCGATCTCCGTGACGACGGTCCCCGCGGCGGCGAACGCCGCGGTCGCCTTCAGCTACAGCGAGTACAAGCAGGCGTGGGGCTCCACCGAGCAGCTCCTGCTGAACCTCCTCGGCATCGTCCTCGCCGGTACGCTCACGCTGCTGGCCCAGAAGGCGCTCTGGGCCACGCAGCGCGACCGTACCGCCAAACCCCGGCGCGCCTAG
- a CDS encoding alpha/beta hydrolase, giving the protein MSESSTGAAAAEAVTEVVTEAAAVAGSWRRAGVAGAALGVIAAGAAAGVAIERLTVGRGMRKKARLALDAAGPYGSLRGMPGTAYADDGTELAYEVEEVEDAPRDAVTVVFSHGYCLNQDSWHFQRAALRGVVRAVYWDQRSHARSARGVDQVERDVPVSIDQLGRDLKAVIDAAAPEGPLVLVGHSMGGMTTMALADQFPELIRERVVGVALVGTSSGQLGQVNFGLPVAGMNAVRRVLPGVLRALGSQAELVERGRRATADLFAGVIKRYSFSRKDVDPAIARFAERMIESTPIDVVAEFYPAFAEHDKAAALAHFAGLPVLVLAGEKDLVTPSEHSEAIAALLPDAELVLVPDAGHLVMLEHPEVVTDRLAELLSRAGAGGRAAADAGSSSG; this is encoded by the coding sequence GTGAGCGAGAGCAGCACGGGGGCTGCCGCGGCGGAAGCGGTGACGGAAGTCGTGACGGAGGCCGCCGCCGTGGCGGGGAGCTGGCGCCGGGCCGGGGTGGCCGGCGCGGCGCTGGGTGTCATCGCCGCGGGCGCCGCCGCCGGCGTCGCCATAGAGCGGCTCACCGTCGGCCGGGGCATGCGCAAGAAGGCCCGCCTCGCCCTGGACGCCGCGGGGCCGTACGGCTCGCTGCGCGGCATGCCCGGCACGGCGTACGCGGACGACGGCACCGAGCTGGCCTACGAGGTCGAAGAGGTCGAGGACGCGCCGCGCGACGCGGTCACCGTCGTCTTCAGCCACGGCTACTGCCTGAACCAGGACTCCTGGCACTTCCAGCGCGCCGCCCTGCGCGGGGTGGTCCGGGCGGTCTACTGGGACCAGCGCAGCCACGCCCGTTCGGCCCGGGGCGTCGACCAGGTGGAGCGCGATGTGCCGGTCTCCATCGACCAGTTGGGGCGCGACCTGAAGGCCGTCATCGACGCGGCCGCCCCCGAGGGGCCGCTCGTCCTCGTCGGGCACTCCATGGGCGGCATGACGACCATGGCCCTGGCCGACCAGTTCCCGGAGCTGATTCGCGAGCGCGTCGTGGGCGTCGCCCTTGTCGGCACGTCCTCGGGGCAGCTCGGTCAGGTGAACTTCGGGCTGCCGGTGGCCGGGATGAACGCGGTCCGGCGGGTGCTGCCCGGTGTGCTGCGGGCGCTGGGCTCGCAGGCCGAGCTGGTGGAGCGCGGGCGGCGGGCCACCGCCGACCTCTTCGCCGGCGTCATCAAGCGCTACTCGTTCTCGCGCAAGGACGTCGACCCGGCGATCGCGCGCTTCGCGGAGCGGATGATCGAGTCGACGCCGATCGACGTCGTCGCGGAGTTCTACCCGGCCTTCGCCGAGCACGACAAGGCGGCGGCCCTGGCGCATTTCGCGGGGCTGCCGGTGCTGGTGCTCGCGGGCGAGAAGGACCTCGTCACGCCGAGCGAGCACAGCGAGGCGATCGCCGCGCTGCTGCCGGACGCCGAGCTGGTCCTGGTCCCGGACGCCGGGCACCTGGTCATGCTGGAGCACCCGGAGGTGGTCACGGACCGGCTCGCCGAGCTGCTGTCCAGGGCGGGCGCCGGTGGCCGGGCGGCAGCCGATGCGGGGTCCTCCAGCGGCTAA
- the tsaB gene encoding tRNA (adenosine(37)-N6)-threonylcarbamoyltransferase complex dimerization subunit type 1 TsaB — protein MLLLALDTATPAVTVALHDGSSVVAESSQVDARRHGELLLPAVDRVLADAGLRLDAVTGIVAGVGPGPYTGLRVGLMTAETFGLALGVPVHGVCTLDGLAYACGIETGPFVVATDARRKEVYWARYADARTRVTDAAVDRPADIAAEVQGLPAVGAGALLYPDTFPDARAPEHVSAAALASLAAERLAAGEELLEPRPLYLRRPDAQVPKNYKVVTPQ, from the coding sequence GTGCTCTTGCTCGCTCTTGATACCGCAACGCCCGCCGTCACCGTCGCCCTGCACGACGGCTCCTCCGTCGTGGCCGAATCGAGCCAGGTGGACGCCCGCCGACACGGGGAACTGCTGCTTCCGGCCGTCGACCGCGTCCTCGCCGACGCCGGCCTGAGACTCGACGCCGTCACCGGCATCGTCGCCGGGGTCGGTCCCGGCCCCTACACCGGGCTGCGGGTCGGCCTGATGACCGCCGAGACGTTCGGCCTCGCGCTCGGCGTCCCCGTGCACGGCGTGTGCACGCTGGACGGCCTCGCGTACGCCTGTGGCATCGAGACCGGCCCGTTCGTGGTCGCCACCGACGCCCGGCGCAAGGAGGTCTACTGGGCGCGCTACGCCGACGCGCGCACGCGCGTGACCGACGCCGCCGTCGACCGGCCCGCGGACATCGCCGCCGAGGTCCAGGGCCTGCCCGCCGTCGGCGCGGGCGCGCTGCTCTACCCCGACACCTTCCCCGACGCCCGCGCCCCCGAGCACGTCTCGGCGGCGGCCCTCGCCTCCCTCGCCGCCGAGCGGCTCGCCGCGGGCGAGGAACTCCTGGAGCCGAGGCCGCTGTACCTGCGCCGCCCCGACGCGCAGGTGCCGAAGAACTACAAGGTGGTCACTCCCCAGTGA
- a CDS encoding holo-ACP synthase translates to MIIGVGIDVAEIERFGAALARTPGMAQRLFLESELLLPSGERRGVASLAARFAAKEALAKALGAPGGLRWTDAEVYVEGSGQPRVRVRGTVAARAAELGVRAWHVSLSHDAGVASAVVIAEG, encoded by the coding sequence GTGATTATCGGGGTCGGCATCGACGTGGCCGAGATCGAGCGGTTCGGGGCGGCGTTGGCCCGGACGCCGGGGATGGCCCAACGGCTGTTCCTGGAGAGCGAGTTGTTGCTGCCGAGTGGGGAGCGGCGGGGGGTGGCCTCGCTGGCGGCGCGGTTCGCGGCGAAGGAGGCCTTGGCGAAGGCGTTGGGGGCGCCGGGGGGGCTTCGGTGGACCGATGCCGAGGTGTATGTCGAGGGGAGTGGGCAGCCGCGGGTGCGGGTGCGGGGGACTGTGGCGGCGCGGGCTGCGGAGTTGGGGGTGCGGGCCTGGCATGTGTCGCTCAGCCACGATGCGGGGGTTGCTTCTGCGGTGGTGATCGCTGAGGGGTAG
- the tsaD gene encoding tRNA (adenosine(37)-N6)-threonylcarbamoyltransferase complex transferase subunit TsaD encodes MADSRDEPLVLGIETSCDETGVGIVHGTTLLADAVASSVDEHARFGGVVPEVASRAHLEAMVPTIDRALKEAGVSAKDLDGIAVTAGPGLAGALLVGVSAAKAYAYALDKPLYGVNHLASHICVDQLEHGPLPEPTMALLVSGGHSSLLLSADITSDVRPLGSTIDDAAGEAFDKIARVLNLGFPGGPVIDRYAREGDPNAIAFPRGLTGPRDPAYDFSFSGLKTSVARWIEAKRAAGEDVPVRDVSASFQEAVVDVLTRKAVRACKDEGVDHLMIGGGVAANSRLRALAQERCEKAGIRLRVPRPKLCTDNGAMVAALGAEMVARNRSASSLDLSADSSLPVTEPHVPGHGHGHAHDHDHVHEVSKENLYS; translated from the coding sequence ATGGCTGACTCGCGCGACGAACCCCTCGTCCTCGGCATCGAGACCTCCTGCGACGAAACCGGCGTCGGCATCGTCCACGGCACCACCCTGCTCGCCGACGCCGTCGCCTCCAGCGTCGACGAGCACGCCCGCTTCGGCGGTGTCGTCCCCGAGGTCGCCTCCCGGGCCCACCTGGAGGCGATGGTGCCGACCATCGACCGCGCCCTGAAGGAAGCCGGGGTGAGCGCGAAGGACCTCGACGGCATCGCGGTGACCGCCGGGCCCGGCCTCGCGGGCGCGCTGCTCGTCGGCGTCTCGGCGGCCAAGGCCTACGCCTACGCGCTCGACAAGCCGCTGTACGGCGTCAACCACCTCGCCTCGCACATCTGTGTGGACCAGCTGGAGCACGGGCCGCTGCCCGAGCCGACCATGGCGCTCCTGGTCTCCGGTGGCCACTCGTCGCTGCTGCTCTCCGCCGACATCACCTCGGACGTGCGGCCGCTCGGCTCGACCATCGACGACGCGGCGGGCGAGGCCTTCGACAAGATCGCGCGGGTGCTGAACCTCGGTTTCCCGGGCGGCCCCGTCATCGACCGGTACGCGCGCGAGGGCGACCCGAACGCCATCGCCTTCCCGCGCGGGCTCACCGGGCCGCGCGACCCCGCGTACGACTTCTCCTTCTCCGGCCTGAAGACGTCCGTCGCCCGCTGGATCGAGGCGAAGCGGGCCGCGGGGGAGGACGTGCCGGTGCGGGACGTGTCGGCTTCCTTCCAGGAGGCGGTCGTCGACGTGCTGACCCGCAAGGCCGTCCGCGCCTGCAAGGACGAGGGCGTCGACCACCTCATGATCGGCGGCGGTGTGGCCGCCAACTCGCGGCTGCGCGCCCTCGCCCAGGAGCGGTGCGAGAAGGCGGGCATCCGGCTGCGCGTGCCGCGGCCGAAGCTGTGCACGGACAACGGCGCGATGGTCGCCGCCCTCGGCGCGGAGATGGTGGCGCGCAACCGGTCGGCCTCGTCCCTCGACCTGTCGGCGGACTCGTCGCTGCCGGTGACGGAGCCGCACGTGCCGGGCCACGGCCATGGCCACGCGCACGACCACGATCACGTGCACGAGGTCAGCAAGGAGAACCTGTACTCGTGA
- the alr gene encoding alanine racemase, with product MNETAPFRVRAEIDLAALRANVRSLRARAPEAAFMAVVKADGYGHGAVPCARAAVQAGATWIGTATPEEALALRAAGLPGRIMCWLWTPGGPWREGVEADLDMAVSALWALREVTAAAREAGRPARIQLKADTGLGRNGCMPADWPELIAESLRAEAEGLVRVTGLWSHFACADEPGHPSIAAQLTVFREMVAYAEDQGIRPEVRHIANSPATLTLPEAHFDLVRAGIATYGVSPSPEVGTPEDFGLRPVMTLTASLAHVKRAPAGHGVSYGHHYVTPGETTLGLIPAGYGDGIPRHASGTAPVLVGGKWRTAAGRVAMDQFVVDLGGDEPEVGAEAVLFGPGGRGEPTAEDWAQAAGTIAYEIVTRIGSRVPRLYVNERPGTGEM from the coding sequence ATGAACGAGACAGCCCCTTTCCGTGTCCGCGCCGAGATCGACCTCGCCGCCCTCCGCGCCAACGTGCGCTCGCTGCGCGCCCGTGCGCCGGAAGCCGCCTTCATGGCCGTGGTGAAGGCCGACGGGTACGGCCACGGAGCGGTGCCCTGCGCCAGGGCCGCTGTCCAGGCGGGCGCCACGTGGATCGGGACCGCGACGCCGGAGGAGGCCCTGGCCCTGCGCGCCGCGGGCCTGCCGGGGCGGATCATGTGCTGGCTGTGGACGCCCGGCGGCCCCTGGCGCGAGGGCGTCGAGGCCGACCTGGACATGGCGGTGAGCGCGCTGTGGGCGCTGCGCGAGGTGACGGCGGCGGCCCGCGAGGCGGGGCGCCCCGCGCGTATCCAGCTCAAGGCCGACACCGGCCTCGGGCGCAACGGCTGCATGCCGGCCGACTGGCCCGAGCTGATCGCCGAGTCCCTGCGCGCCGAGGCCGAGGGACTGGTCAGGGTCACCGGCCTCTGGTCGCACTTCGCGTGCGCCGACGAGCCGGGGCACCCCTCGATCGCCGCCCAGCTCACCGTCTTCCGGGAGATGGTCGCGTACGCCGAGGACCAGGGGATACGCCCCGAGGTGCGGCACATCGCCAACTCGCCGGCGACGCTCACGCTCCCGGAGGCCCACTTCGATCTCGTACGGGCGGGCATCGCGACGTACGGCGTCTCGCCGAGCCCCGAGGTGGGCACCCCCGAGGACTTCGGGCTGCGGCCCGTCATGACGCTCACCGCCTCGCTCGCCCACGTGAAGCGCGCCCCGGCCGGTCACGGCGTCAGCTACGGACATCACTACGTCACTCCGGGGGAGACGACCCTCGGCCTCATCCCCGCCGGGTACGGCGACGGCATCCCGCGCCACGCCTCCGGCACGGCCCCGGTGCTCGTCGGCGGCAAGTGGCGGACGGCCGCGGGCCGCGTGGCGATGGACCAGTTCGTGGTCGACCTCGGCGGGGACGAGCCCGAAGTGGGCGCCGAGGCCGTGCTGTTCGGGCCCGGTGGCCGGGGGGAGCCGACCGCGGAGGACTGGGCCCAGGCGGCGGGCACCATCGCGTACGAGATCGTCACCCGCATCGGATCGCGCGTCCCGCGGCTGTACGTGAATGAGCGGCCCGGCACCGGAGAGATGTGA
- a CDS encoding methyltransferase domain-containing protein: MGQVNAPNTPSSPAADHADGDAGLGDPLAAFAALRTGTGRALLDQVRDVEPAQELAAATRLRRTYPAPLVSAALAQARLRTRAAAKFGAEDAARMFFTPNGVEQSTRASVATHRAERFKALGVRSLADLCCGIGGDAIALARAGISVLAVDRDPLTCAVARANAEALGLADLIEVREADVTDVDTSAYDAVFVDPARRSSGRGRIFDPESYSPPLSWAVEAARKAPRAALKIAPGIPHEAVPAEAEAEWISDGGDVKEAVLWFGTDSPASHRATLLPGGASLRSPLATMLPDPEVRPVGRYLYEPDGAVIRAHLVAEVAARVAGGLIDETIAYVTSDELHATPYAVAYEITDQLPFGVKKLKALLREREVGILTVKKRGSAVEPEELRRKVKPRGKNAATVFLTRVAGAPMMLIGHPTAPV; encoded by the coding sequence ATGGGGCAGGTGAACGCCCCGAACACGCCGAGCAGCCCCGCAGCCGACCACGCCGACGGCGACGCCGGCCTCGGCGATCCCCTCGCCGCCTTCGCCGCCCTGCGCACCGGCACGGGCCGGGCCCTGCTCGACCAGGTGCGAGACGTCGAACCCGCGCAGGAGCTCGCCGCCGCCACCCGGCTGCGCCGTACCTACCCGGCGCCGCTGGTCTCCGCCGCCCTCGCCCAGGCGCGGCTGCGCACGCGGGCCGCGGCGAAGTTCGGCGCCGAGGACGCGGCCCGGATGTTCTTCACGCCGAACGGGGTCGAGCAGTCCACCCGCGCCTCCGTCGCCACGCACCGCGCGGAGCGTTTCAAGGCCCTCGGGGTGCGCTCTCTCGCGGACCTGTGCTGCGGCATCGGCGGCGACGCGATCGCCCTGGCGCGGGCCGGGATCTCCGTACTCGCCGTCGACCGTGACCCGTTGACCTGCGCGGTCGCCCGGGCCAACGCGGAAGCGCTCGGCCTCGCCGACCTGATCGAGGTGCGCGAGGCCGACGTCACCGACGTGGACACCTCGGCGTACGACGCGGTGTTCGTCGACCCGGCGCGGCGGTCCTCGGGGCGGGGCCGCATCTTCGACCCGGAGTCCTACTCCCCGCCGCTGTCGTGGGCGGTCGAGGCGGCCCGCAAGGCCCCGCGCGCCGCGCTGAAGATCGCCCCCGGCATCCCGCACGAGGCGGTCCCCGCCGAGGCCGAGGCCGAGTGGATCTCGGACGGCGGTGACGTGAAGGAGGCCGTGCTGTGGTTCGGCACGGACTCCCCCGCCTCGCACCGCGCGACGCTGCTGCCCGGCGGCGCCTCCCTGCGGAGCCCGCTCGCCACGATGCTGCCCGACCCCGAGGTGCGCCCCGTGGGGCGGTACCTGTACGAGCCGGACGGCGCCGTCATCCGCGCGCATCTGGTCGCCGAGGTCGCGGCCCGGGTCGCCGGCGGACTGATCGACGAGACCATCGCGTACGTCACCTCCGACGAGCTGCACGCGACGCCGTACGCCGTCGCGTACGAGATCACCGATCAGCTGCCCTTCGGCGTGAAGAAGCTGAAGGCCCTGCTGCGGGAGCGGGAGGTCGGGATCCTCACGGTGAAGAAGCGGGGCTCGGCGGTGGAGCCGGAGGAACTGCGGCGGAAGGTGAAGCCCCGGGGCAAGAACGCGGCGACGGTGTTCCTGACGCGGGTGGCGGGGGCGCCGATGATGCTGATCGGACACCCGACGGCTCCGGTCTGA
- the rimI gene encoding ribosomal protein S18-alanine N-acetyltransferase, whose product MRWWDIDAVFALEKELFPDDAWSRGMFWSELAHARGPLATRRYVVAMDGDRLVGYAGLAASGDLADVQTIAVARDHWGTGLGARLLTDLLQAATAFECAEVMLEVRVDNTRAQKLYERFGFEPIGFRRGYYQPGNVDALVMRRTDPSTPVSGVQGTEIHG is encoded by the coding sequence ATGCGCTGGTGGGACATCGACGCGGTGTTCGCCCTGGAGAAGGAGCTCTTCCCGGACGACGCCTGGTCACGCGGCATGTTCTGGTCCGAGCTCGCCCACGCGCGCGGGCCGCTGGCCACCCGCCGCTACGTGGTGGCCATGGACGGCGACCGTCTCGTCGGGTACGCGGGCCTCGCCGCCTCGGGCGACCTGGCGGACGTCCAGACCATCGCCGTCGCCCGCGACCACTGGGGCACCGGGCTCGGCGCCCGGCTGCTCACCGACCTGCTCCAGGCCGCCACCGCCTTCGAGTGCGCCGAGGTCATGCTGGAGGTGCGCGTCGACAACACGCGCGCACAGAAGCTGTACGAGCGCTTCGGCTTCGAACCCATCGGCTTCCGGCGCGGCTACTACCAACCGGGCAACGTGGACGCCCTGGTCATGCGTCGCACCGATCCCTCCACCCCCGTATCAGGCGTACAAGGAACCGAGATTCATGGCTGA
- a CDS encoding NAD(P)H-hydrate dehydratase produces the protein MRDAYGVSSVRAAERELMARGAEGALMQRAAAGLAAECAQLLGKVYGSRVTLLVGSGDNGGDALYAGARLARRGAGVSAVLLAPERAHAGGLAALRGAGGVVVDGGADRAEDVVARARLVVDGIVGIGGRGGLRERAAELVAAAARDALVVAVDLPSGVDADTGEVHGEAVRADVTVTFGAYKPGLLIDPGREYAGAVRLVGIGLELASGERVLEALQYADVAGLLPLPRGESDKYRRGVVGIVAGSARYPGAAVLCVAGALRGGAGAVRYVGPAADAVIARFPEALVSAGPPSKAGRVQAWVVGPGLGDDEERLRDAVGAEVPVLIDADGLRLVAERAVRERHAPTLLTPHAGEAAALLGVRREEVEAGRLSAVRELAGRFGATVLLKGSTTLVGSAEGAVRVNATGTPWLATAGSGDVLSGLAGSLLAAGLGARDAGSVGAYLHGLAARHAADGAPVAAQDVADAIPAAWRDVRRPG, from the coding sequence ATGCGTGATGCGTACGGAGTGTCGAGTGTCAGGGCGGCGGAGCGGGAGCTCATGGCTCGGGGGGCCGAAGGGGCCCTGATGCAGAGGGCGGCCGCGGGGCTTGCCGCCGAGTGTGCGCAGTTGCTCGGCAAGGTGTACGGCTCCCGGGTCACGCTGCTGGTGGGCAGCGGGGACAACGGTGGGGACGCCCTGTACGCCGGGGCTCGGCTGGCCCGGCGGGGGGCGGGTGTGAGCGCGGTGCTGCTGGCTCCGGAGCGGGCCCATGCCGGAGGGCTCGCCGCGTTGCGGGGCGCCGGGGGCGTGGTCGTGGACGGTGGTGCCGACCGGGCGGAGGACGTGGTCGCGCGGGCCCGGCTTGTCGTGGACGGCATCGTGGGGATCGGAGGGCGCGGCGGGCTCCGGGAGCGGGCGGCCGAGCTTGTCGCCGCCGCCGCGCGGGACGCGTTGGTCGTCGCCGTGGATCTGCCGAGCGGCGTCGACGCGGACACCGGCGAGGTGCACGGCGAGGCGGTGCGGGCCGATGTGACGGTGACGTTCGGGGCGTACAAGCCGGGGCTGTTGATCGATCCCGGGCGGGAGTATGCCGGAGCGGTGCGGCTTGTCGGCATCGGGCTGGAGTTGGCTTCCGGGGAGCGGGTGTTGGAGGCGTTGCAGTACGCGGATGTCGCGGGGCTGCTGCCTTTGCCGAGAGGGGAGAGCGACAAGTACCGGCGCGGGGTCGTCGGCATCGTCGCCGGTTCCGCGCGGTATCCCGGCGCCGCCGTGCTCTGCGTGGCCGGGGCGCTGCGCGGGGGCGCGGGCGCGGTGCGGTACGTGGGGCCCGCCGCGGACGCCGTCATCGCGCGGTTCCCCGAGGCGCTGGTCTCCGCCGGGCCGCCGTCGAAGGCGGGGCGGGTGCAGGCCTGGGTCGTGGGGCCCGGCCTCGGTGACGACGAGGAGCGGCTGCGGGACGCGGTCGGCGCCGAGGTGCCGGTGCTGATCGACGCCGACGGGCTGCGGCTGGTGGCGGAGCGGGCGGTGCGGGAGCGCCACGCGCCCACGCTGCTCACACCGCACGCCGGGGAGGCCGCCGCCCTGCTCGGTGTGCGGCGTGAGGAGGTGGAGGCGGGCCGGCTCTCCGCGGTGCGGGAGCTGGCGGGGCGGTTCGGCGCGACTGTTCTGCTGAAGGGGTCCACCACCTTGGTCGGCTCGGCCGAGGGCGCCGTGCGCGTCAACGCCACCGGCACGCCCTGGCTCGCCACTGCGGGCAGCGGCGACGTGCTGTCCGGTCTCGCGGGCTCCCTGCTCGCCGCGGGCCTCGGGGCGCGCGACGCGGGGTCCGTCGGCGCCTACCTGCACGGCCTCGCCGCCCGGCACGCCGCGGACGGGGCGCCCGTGGCCGCGCAGGACGTGGCCGACGCGATCCCCGCGGCCTGGCGGGACGTGCGGCGCCCCGGCTGA
- the tsaE gene encoding tRNA (adenosine(37)-N6)-threonylcarbamoyltransferase complex ATPase subunit type 1 TsaE, with the protein MEAPHHQAPANVLKITVNSPEQMGELGRRLAKLLHPGDLVMLNGELGAGKTTLTRGLGEGLGVRGAVTSPTFVIARVHPPLGAGPALVHVDAYRLGGGLDEMEDLDLDVSLPESVIVVEWGEGKVEELTDDRLHVVIHRAVGDTTDEVREVTLTGLGERWAGADLASLAA; encoded by the coding sequence ATGGAAGCACCGCACCACCAGGCCCCCGCCAACGTACTCAAGATCACCGTCAACTCCCCCGAACAGATGGGCGAGTTGGGCCGCCGCCTGGCCAAACTGCTGCACCCCGGCGACCTCGTCATGCTCAACGGTGAGCTCGGTGCCGGCAAGACCACGCTGACCCGCGGCCTCGGTGAGGGCCTCGGGGTGCGCGGCGCCGTCACCTCGCCGACCTTCGTCATCGCCCGCGTCCACCCGCCGCTCGGCGCGGGCCCCGCGCTGGTGCACGTCGACGCGTACCGCCTGGGCGGTGGCCTCGACGAGATGGAGGACCTGGACCTCGACGTCTCGCTCCCCGAATCGGTGATCGTCGTGGAGTGGGGCGAGGGCAAGGTCGAGGAGCTGACGGATGACCGGCTGCACGTCGTCATCCACCGGGCCGTCGGCGACACGACGGACGAGGTGCGCGAGGTGACCCTGACCGGGCTCGGCGAGCGGTGGGCCGGCGCGGATCTGGCGTCGCTCGCGGCCTAG